From a single Alkalihalophilus pseudofirmus genomic region:
- a CDS encoding GNAT family N-acetyltransferase, protein MNIKIIQSEQYIEAINLSEYAFQYKVSKERIEELKQRMNHHHIVYGINEEEKLASKLHLLPHHIYLQGNKWKMGGVAGVATYPEYRRSGHVKALLHHSLCEMREKGLTISMLHPFSVPFYRTYGWELFTNRLMTTLKKSDLKRIGNTAGSIKRFTTEEEHPDLTEVYNTYASQFSGMLIRESYWWKTVVKDMNIAVYYDKATSPKGYLLYTVKDSKMDVEEFIALNAEARTGLWNYICQHDSMVEEVSLTTHEREPLFFALDEPRVKAEVKPYFMVRIVDVEAFIANYEWDHTKLAEPLTIHVTDSFAEWNNQSFLFNKKGVKSQKPIKEGVTLTVQSLAALCFGYKRPAELNASGLLDATDEQLNQLELLIPQSTPYFYDFF, encoded by the coding sequence ATGAACATTAAGATTATACAAAGTGAGCAATATATAGAAGCTATTAATTTATCAGAATATGCCTTTCAATATAAAGTATCAAAGGAACGAATAGAGGAATTAAAGCAAAGGATGAACCATCATCATATTGTATATGGAATTAATGAGGAGGAAAAGCTGGCCTCAAAGCTTCATCTTCTTCCGCATCATATCTATTTGCAAGGTAACAAGTGGAAGATGGGAGGGGTAGCCGGGGTTGCAACATATCCTGAATATCGCAGAAGCGGCCATGTGAAGGCACTGCTGCATCACTCTCTTTGTGAGATGAGAGAAAAAGGCTTGACGATCTCGATGCTTCATCCTTTTTCAGTTCCGTTTTATCGAACATACGGGTGGGAGCTTTTCACAAACCGTCTAATGACCACCCTTAAAAAGAGTGACCTCAAAAGGATCGGCAATACTGCTGGGAGCATCAAACGATTCACCACAGAGGAAGAGCATCCCGACCTAACTGAAGTATACAATACCTATGCGAGCCAATTCTCAGGTATGCTGATCCGAGAGTCGTACTGGTGGAAAACGGTTGTAAAGGATATGAATATCGCTGTGTATTACGATAAAGCAACAAGTCCAAAAGGTTATCTTCTTTATACAGTGAAGGACTCAAAGATGGACGTTGAAGAATTTATAGCTCTTAATGCAGAAGCAAGAACGGGGTTATGGAATTATATATGCCAGCATGATTCGATGGTAGAGGAAGTGAGCCTCACTACTCATGAGAGAGAACCGCTCTTTTTTGCGTTAGATGAACCAAGAGTAAAAGCTGAAGTGAAGCCTTACTTTATGGTGAGGATTGTTGATGTGGAAGCATTTATCGCAAACTATGAGTGGGATCACACTAAGTTAGCAGAACCGCTTACTATCCATGTAACTGATTCATTTGCCGAGTGGAATAATCAATCATTTCTATTCAATAAAAAAGGCGTTAAATCACAAAAGCCGATTAAAGAGGGTGTCACGTTAACGGTTCAATCGCTGGCAGCACTTTGCTTTGGCTACAAGCGTCCGGCTGAGTTAAACGCATCCGGCCTGCTTGATGCAACAGACGAACAGCTAAATCAGCTAGAGCTACTCATCCCACAATCAACACCTTACTTTTATGATTTCTTTTAA
- a CDS encoding YebC/PmpR family DNA-binding transcriptional regulator encodes MGRKWNNIKEKKAAKDKNTSRIYAKFGREIYVVARQGEPDPELNQALKFVLERAKTYNVPKHIIERAIEKAKGGTEENFDELRYEGFGPSGSMIIVDALTNNVNRTVAEVRAAFSKNSGNMGVSGSVAYMFDETAVIGLEGKTADEALELLMEADVDVRDIIEEDESVITYAAPDQFHAVLEAFKQAGVEDFTVTEITMLAQSEVELTGDDLVQFEKIIDTLEDLEDVQHVHHNVDLVE; translated from the coding sequence ATGGGTCGTAAATGGAACAATATTAAAGAGAAAAAAGCGGCAAAAGATAAAAATACGAGCCGAATCTATGCAAAATTCGGCCGTGAAATTTATGTGGTAGCTAGACAAGGCGAGCCTGACCCGGAATTAAATCAGGCATTGAAATTTGTTCTTGAGCGTGCTAAAACGTACAATGTTCCAAAACATATTATTGAACGCGCGATCGAAAAAGCAAAAGGCGGAACAGAAGAAAACTTTGATGAGCTTCGTTATGAAGGCTTCGGCCCGAGCGGCTCGATGATTATCGTTGACGCCCTGACAAATAATGTAAACCGCACCGTAGCTGAAGTTCGTGCAGCTTTCAGCAAAAACAGCGGAAATATGGGTGTAAGCGGCTCGGTTGCGTATATGTTTGATGAGACAGCTGTTATTGGGTTAGAAGGTAAAACGGCTGATGAAGCTCTTGAACTATTAATGGAAGCAGATGTAGATGTGCGTGATATCATTGAAGAAGACGAGTCAGTCATTACATATGCAGCACCTGATCAATTCCACGCTGTACTTGAAGCCTTCAAACAAGCAGGAGTTGAAGACTTTACTGTCACTGAGATTACGATGCTTGCGCAAAGTGAAGTTGAACTGACTGGTGATGATCTAGTTCAATTTGAAAAGATTATTGACACATTAGAAGATTTAGAAGATGTACAGCATGTCCACCATAATGTGGATCTAGTTGAATAA
- the safA gene encoding SafA/ExsA family spore coat assembly protein, with amino-acid sequence MRHFKRFTSLFLLSVALVFGFGGTDAEASTTHTVSQGDTMWKIAVRYQVGVTEIIQANPQVSNPNVIYPGQRLTIPSASSFVSMEEEVIRLVNQERAKHGLNPLQSNWELSRVARFKSEDMRDKNYFSHTSPTYGSPHQMIRNFGITYRASGENIAAGQTSAQAVFNAWMNSTGHRQNILSSNYTHIGVGYAKGGSYGHYWTQMFIGR; translated from the coding sequence ATGAGACATTTCAAACGATTTACCTCACTCTTTTTATTGTCCGTTGCCCTAGTCTTTGGTTTTGGTGGAACAGATGCCGAAGCTTCTACCACACACACTGTTTCACAAGGAGATACGATGTGGAAAATTGCTGTTCGCTATCAAGTGGGCGTAACAGAAATCATCCAAGCAAACCCGCAAGTATCTAATCCTAATGTGATCTATCCTGGCCAGCGCCTAACAATCCCTAGCGCATCAAGCTTTGTATCAATGGAAGAAGAAGTGATTCGTCTTGTGAACCAAGAACGTGCAAAACACGGCTTAAATCCACTACAAAGCAACTGGGAATTATCACGTGTTGCTAGATTCAAGTCAGAGGATATGCGTGATAAAAACTACTTCAGCCATACATCACCAACATACGGAAGTCCGCATCAAATGATCCGTAATTTCGGGATTACATACCGCGCTTCAGGTGAAAACATCGCTGCTGGTCAAACTTCTGCACAGGCTGTGTTCAATGCTTGGATGAACAGCACAGGCCACCGTCAGAATATTCTTTCTTCAAACTATACACACATTGGTGTAGGTTATGCAAAAGGAGGTTCGTACGGTCACTATTGGACACAAATGTTCATTGGCCGCTAA
- a CDS encoding Cof-type HAD-IIB family hydrolase, with translation MTDINKEYKMIVLDLDDTLLRDNHTISSRTKEALMQAQKNGVKVVLASGRPTYGMVPIANELKLADYGSFILSFNGAKIINSKTNEEMYSSTLSPEQLHELYHVSQRENVGIHTYMENDIVTEANNEYTMIEGEITGMPVIEVERFVDAVDEPCVKALMVGHPDRLVEVEKKLQEEFRGQLSVMRSKPYFLEFTEDGVTKGASLHSLITKLGIKQEEVIAMGDSYNDQTMIEFAGLGVAMGNAPDDIKEIADYVTDTNMNDGVAKVVEEFVLNKVTK, from the coding sequence ATGACTGATATAAATAAAGAGTATAAAATGATTGTCCTAGATTTAGATGATACGTTGCTTAGAGATAACCACACGATCTCCAGCCGTACGAAAGAAGCATTAATGCAGGCACAGAAAAACGGCGTAAAAGTCGTACTTGCTTCAGGCAGACCAACATACGGGATGGTTCCTATTGCTAACGAGTTAAAACTTGCTGATTACGGAAGCTTTATTCTATCGTTTAACGGAGCTAAAATCATTAACTCCAAAACGAATGAAGAAATGTACAGTAGCACATTATCTCCCGAACAGCTCCATGAGTTGTATCATGTCAGCCAGCGTGAAAATGTCGGGATCCACACATATATGGAAAATGACATTGTTACGGAAGCTAATAACGAATATACGATGATCGAAGGCGAAATTACAGGAATGCCAGTAATTGAAGTCGAGCGTTTTGTTGATGCGGTTGATGAACCTTGTGTAAAAGCATTAATGGTCGGTCATCCCGATCGTTTAGTAGAGGTAGAAAAGAAGCTTCAAGAAGAGTTTCGCGGCCAGCTTAGCGTGATGCGCTCAAAGCCTTATTTTCTTGAATTTACAGAAGATGGTGTGACAAAAGGAGCGAGCTTGCACAGCTTGATCACAAAGCTTGGAATTAAGCAAGAAGAGGTTATCGCAATGGGCGACAGCTACAATGATCAGACGATGATTGAGTTTGCAGGCCTTGGTGTCGCAATGGGCAATGCCCCTGATGACATTAAAGAGATTGCCGATTATGTAACAGACACGAATATGAATGACGGTGTAGCTAAAGTAGTTGAAGAGTTTGTACTTAATAAGGTTACCAAATAA
- a CDS encoding YokU family protein: protein MRCVWCEEESAKETTSSVYWELPDGTRAIEITNTPTIECTECGMMYQDDQLIEELEDHLVLINIKNVPNCISYKALMAEPKLLKRNYFRF from the coding sequence ATGCGATGTGTTTGGTGCGAGGAGGAGAGTGCAAAAGAAACGACGTCTAGTGTGTATTGGGAGCTTCCAGACGGCACAAGGGCGATTGAAATAACCAACACTCCGACCATTGAGTGTACGGAGTGCGGGATGATGTATCAGGATGATCAATTAATTGAAGAACTTGAAGACCACCTTGTATTAATCAATATCAAAAATGTACCGAACTGTATCTCTTATAAAGCACTTATGGCAGAGCCGAAATTGTTAAAACGTAATTACTTCCGTTTTTAA
- a CDS encoding glycosyltransferase, with the protein MIMWLLLFTCLFWLIILIDAAIGMRKIDRLEDVSVEMFDDAPLISIIIAARNEETGISASLYSQLKQSYPALEWIVVNDRSTDLTREHIESIRKTDARITPIHIEELPQGWLGKNHALYQGYKKAKGVYLLFTDADIIYQPDTIEKAMNYVKKNDIDHLTLAPNMNVKRFWPKAFISFFLFGFSFFKRPWMANVDSSKSAIGIGAFNLVSKKAYESIGGHQAIKERPDDDLMLGVLLKQKRYKQRMVTALNHLEVEWYATLKEAFVGLEKNTLAGLYYRYSMVALAVSGVFITHVFPLFTLFSNSELVRMLSILSIVLIASVYMQTVHKMTKGALKSLPVLPVTALLFIYCIARAAFLTAYRGGIVWRGTFYSIKELRQKN; encoded by the coding sequence ATGATTATGTGGCTTCTTCTATTTACTTGCCTTTTTTGGCTGATCATTTTAATAGATGCAGCGATTGGAATGAGAAAGATTGATCGATTAGAAGATGTAAGTGTGGAAATGTTCGATGACGCTCCCCTTATATCCATTATTATTGCTGCTAGAAATGAAGAAACAGGTATATCTGCTAGTCTCTATTCACAGCTAAAACAAAGCTACCCAGCACTAGAATGGATCGTCGTGAATGACCGTTCTACAGACCTTACCCGCGAGCATATTGAATCTATTCGTAAAACAGATGCGAGAATAACCCCTATCCATATAGAGGAGCTTCCACAAGGCTGGCTTGGTAAAAATCATGCGCTGTATCAGGGGTACAAAAAAGCAAAAGGAGTCTATCTTTTATTTACGGATGCAGATATTATCTATCAGCCTGATACAATTGAAAAGGCGATGAACTACGTGAAGAAAAACGATATCGATCATCTCACGCTTGCACCGAACATGAATGTGAAACGATTTTGGCCTAAGGCGTTTATTTCGTTTTTCTTATTTGGATTTTCCTTCTTTAAAAGACCGTGGATGGCCAATGTTGATTCAAGTAAATCCGCCATCGGGATTGGTGCTTTTAATTTAGTTTCAAAGAAGGCTTACGAATCAATCGGTGGTCATCAAGCAATTAAAGAGCGGCCTGACGATGATTTGATGCTTGGGGTCCTTTTGAAACAAAAAAGATATAAGCAGAGGATGGTCACGGCGCTCAATCACCTCGAAGTAGAATGGTATGCGACTTTAAAAGAGGCATTTGTAGGCCTTGAGAAAAACACATTAGCAGGACTCTATTATCGATATTCCATGGTCGCTCTTGCAGTAAGCGGTGTATTTATCACCCATGTTTTCCCATTATTTACCTTATTTTCAAACTCTGAACTCGTCCGTATGTTATCTATTCTTAGTATCGTGTTGATTGCTAGTGTGTACATGCAGACCGTTCATAAGATGACAAAAGGGGCCCTTAAGTCTCTTCCTGTCCTCCCCGTTACTGCTCTTCTTTTTATTTACTGTATTGCCCGTGCCGCCTTTCTTACTGCCTATCGGGGCGGGATTGTATGGAGAGGAACGTTCTATTCGATCAAAGAGCTTCGTCAAAAAAACTAG
- a CDS encoding GNAT family N-acetyltransferase: MSVDIKGYEEKNKEQILNLILPIQQDEYGVAITAADQPDLLDIYSHYIKEGGNFWTAAIEDEVVGTVSFLKVEDGVLALRKMFVKKEYRGSRYNIAARLLEYALEWAKANEFDVIYLGTTNEFKAAHRFYEKNHFEEITKSDLPSSFPIVHVDRKFYRRKVN, translated from the coding sequence ATGAGTGTAGACATCAAGGGATACGAAGAAAAGAATAAAGAACAGATTTTAAACTTAATTTTACCGATTCAGCAAGATGAATATGGAGTTGCCATTACCGCGGCTGACCAGCCAGATTTATTAGATATCTATAGCCATTACATCAAAGAAGGCGGGAATTTTTGGACAGCTGCTATTGAAGATGAAGTGGTAGGGACGGTCAGTTTTCTTAAAGTAGAAGACGGGGTGTTGGCCCTTAGAAAAATGTTTGTAAAAAAAGAGTATAGAGGATCTCGTTACAACATTGCAGCCAGGCTTTTAGAGTATGCACTTGAATGGGCAAAAGCGAACGAATTTGACGTAATCTATCTTGGAACCACAAACGAATTTAAGGCGGCACATCGGTTCTATGAGAAGAATCATTTTGAAGAGATCACAAAGTCAGATTTGCCCTCGTCATTCCCAATTGTGCATGTCGATCGAAAGTTTTATAGACGTAAAGTAAACTAG
- a CDS encoding peptidase translates to MKPSINKAQVIKQSIDSKKNEIIHLLRVFVQAESTQGNERGAQSLVIETLQQMGLEVDVWEPDAKEITSHRYFASSRTEFRGSPNVVGVLKGTGGGRSIILNGHIDVVPAGDVTQWSDHPFSGVVKDGKMYGRGVTDMKGGNVALLLAIQAIQEANISLRGDVIFQSVIEEESGGTGTLAALLRGYKADAAIIPEPTNMKFFPKQQGSMWFKLHVKGLSAHGGTRYEGVSAIEKSMTVINHIKELEKIRNDRITDPLYQTIPIPIPINIGKIQGGDWPSSVPDLVTVEGRFGVSPEETIEEAKEEMKQWIRRLAEKDPWFEEFPVTLEWFGARWLPGSLDPNHSFMQLLGDKYIEVIGAPPVIEASPWGTDGGLLTEIGSIPTVVFGPGVTEKAHFPNEYIELEKVFSCAEVIVHTIIDWCGEEKA, encoded by the coding sequence ATGAAGCCATCTATCAATAAGGCTCAAGTGATTAAACAAAGTATTGATTCAAAAAAGAACGAGATCATTCATTTGCTTAGAGTTTTTGTTCAAGCAGAAAGCACTCAAGGGAATGAACGAGGGGCTCAAAGTCTCGTCATTGAAACACTGCAGCAGATGGGACTTGAAGTAGATGTGTGGGAACCTGATGCAAAGGAAATTACAAGCCATCGTTATTTTGCGTCATCTAGAACAGAGTTCAGAGGCAGCCCGAATGTAGTCGGGGTGTTGAAGGGAACGGGGGGCGGCAGGTCCATTATTCTTAATGGACATATTGACGTTGTACCTGCAGGAGATGTCACGCAATGGAGTGACCACCCATTCAGCGGTGTTGTGAAAGACGGGAAGATGTACGGGCGTGGTGTGACGGATATGAAGGGCGGCAATGTTGCCCTCCTGCTAGCCATTCAAGCCATCCAAGAAGCGAATATCTCTTTAAGAGGGGATGTCATTTTTCAAAGTGTCATCGAAGAAGAGAGTGGAGGAACGGGGACACTTGCTGCTCTTTTGCGCGGCTACAAAGCAGATGCAGCGATTATTCCGGAACCTACCAATATGAAGTTTTTCCCTAAGCAGCAAGGCTCGATGTGGTTTAAGCTGCATGTAAAAGGCTTATCTGCCCACGGCGGCACGAGGTATGAAGGAGTCAGCGCGATTGAAAAAAGCATGACCGTTATTAATCATATAAAAGAGCTGGAGAAGATTCGAAACGACCGTATTACGGACCCGTTATATCAAACGATTCCTATTCCTATTCCAATCAATATAGGCAAAATTCAAGGAGGAGACTGGCCGTCTTCTGTACCTGATCTAGTGACGGTGGAAGGCAGATTTGGAGTGTCGCCTGAGGAGACGATTGAGGAGGCGAAAGAAGAAATGAAGCAATGGATCCGAAGGCTTGCCGAGAAAGATCCTTGGTTCGAAGAGTTTCCAGTAACCCTTGAGTGGTTCGGGGCCAGATGGCTTCCTGGCTCACTTGATCCAAATCATTCATTTATGCAGTTACTTGGGGATAAATATATAGAAGTAATCGGGGCTCCGCCTGTGATTGAGGCCTCACCATGGGGCACAGATGGAGGCCTCTTAACTGAAATTGGCAGCATTCCAACGGTTGTATTTGGTCCAGGTGTAACAGAGAAAGCACATTTCCCTAACGAATATATTGAACTTGAAAAGGTCTTCTCTTGTGCTGAAGTGATTGTGCACACGATCATTGATTGGTGCGGAGAAGAAAAAGCTTAA
- a CDS encoding CoA transferase subunit A, giving the protein MEAKRSLNKIGTLSDALSVIHDGSTVMFGGFGGIGNPPTIIRGMLEKGVKDLTLIGNDSAFPHIGIGQIIKNKQAKKLIASHIGSNPVAGQLMTEGELEVEFSPQGTLAERIRAGGVGIPAFLTDVGLGSMIEEGKEKVTLNNKEYLLETALTADVSIVYAKKADTFGNLIYETSARNTNPLVAMAGTFTIAEVEEIVEPGELAPEEITTPGIFVDLIIKTEGVDWKWVWE; this is encoded by the coding sequence ATGGAGGCCAAAAGGTCGTTAAATAAAATAGGTACCTTATCAGATGCCCTGTCTGTGATTCACGATGGCTCAACTGTGATGTTTGGCGGATTCGGAGGAATCGGAAATCCGCCGACCATTATTCGCGGGATGTTAGAAAAAGGCGTGAAGGATCTTACCTTAATAGGGAATGATTCGGCCTTTCCGCATATTGGAATCGGACAAATTATTAAAAATAAACAAGCAAAAAAGTTGATTGCTTCCCATATTGGCTCCAATCCAGTGGCAGGTCAGTTGATGACAGAAGGCGAATTAGAAGTTGAATTCTCTCCACAAGGAACGTTAGCTGAACGGATCAGAGCCGGCGGTGTCGGCATTCCAGCATTTTTAACCGATGTCGGTCTTGGCAGCATGATTGAAGAAGGAAAAGAGAAAGTCACCTTAAATAATAAAGAATACTTACTTGAAACAGCCTTAACAGCAGATGTTTCCATTGTATATGCCAAAAAAGCAGATACATTTGGCAACCTTATTTATGAAACGAGTGCCCGCAACACAAATCCGCTCGTCGCAATGGCTGGTACATTTACAATAGCCGAAGTAGAGGAGATTGTAGAACCAGGAGAGCTGGCGCCAGAGGAAATTACAACTCCTGGTATTTTTGTGGACCTCATTATTAAGACCGAGGGGGTCGATTGGAAGTGGGTATGGGAGTAG
- a CDS encoding aspartate aminotransferase family protein, whose product MKKDQSLVIKPLLDENYPVISHGEGIYLYDKDGKAYIDAASGAVTASIGHGNAEIIEAMNEQAKKVSFVYRSQFTSDAVEELARELNEWAGGDEDYYTFFVNSGSEATETAMKIAIQHFQERGLPQKNKIISRWTSYHGITIGALSMSGHKKRRERFHSLLADYPVVAPPACYRCPFGETYPACHLKCAEDLITAIEKNGAEHIAAFIAEPIIGAAGAAIVPPPGYYERIMEICRENDILFIADEVMTGIARCGTPLGINHWNVLPDIIALGKGLSAGYTPMAAALCTETVLEPIKNGSNFIMSGHTYSANPQSAATALAVLRYVRKHGLIERSKENGTYLKTKLKSLFNHFACIGDVRGAGMMVGIEFVQHRWSKKPFDSQLGFTQKLVKAAQDNGLLIYPAGTARSKGDGDAVIISPPLITTKDEIDEIVHRLKQSIEQVLLEMPS is encoded by the coding sequence GTGAAAAAAGATCAGTCGCTTGTCATTAAACCGTTGTTAGATGAAAATTATCCAGTCATTTCACACGGTGAGGGCATCTATTTATATGATAAGGACGGAAAAGCTTATATCGATGCCGCCTCAGGTGCTGTGACTGCAAGCATTGGACACGGCAACGCGGAGATTATTGAAGCGATGAATGAGCAGGCAAAGAAAGTCTCTTTTGTGTACCGGTCTCAATTTACCTCAGATGCTGTAGAGGAGCTTGCGCGTGAGTTGAATGAATGGGCAGGTGGAGACGAGGATTATTATACGTTTTTTGTTAACAGCGGCTCAGAGGCAACAGAAACAGCGATGAAAATAGCGATTCAGCATTTTCAAGAGAGGGGGCTGCCTCAAAAAAATAAAATTATCTCCCGCTGGACCAGTTACCATGGAATTACGATCGGAGCACTGTCAATGTCTGGTCATAAAAAGCGGCGCGAGCGGTTTCACAGCTTATTAGCCGATTATCCAGTTGTCGCCCCTCCCGCGTGCTACAGGTGTCCATTCGGTGAAACGTATCCTGCTTGTCATTTAAAATGTGCAGAGGATCTTATTACGGCAATTGAAAAAAATGGTGCAGAGCATATCGCAGCTTTTATCGCTGAGCCGATTATCGGAGCGGCTGGGGCAGCGATTGTTCCGCCTCCTGGCTATTACGAGCGGATCATGGAGATTTGCCGGGAGAATGACATTTTGTTTATCGCAGATGAAGTGATGACCGGAATTGCGAGATGCGGTACACCTCTTGGTATCAATCATTGGAACGTATTGCCTGACATTATTGCATTAGGAAAGGGGTTAAGTGCTGGCTACACCCCGATGGCTGCGGCCTTATGTACGGAGACGGTTCTCGAGCCGATTAAAAACGGCTCCAATTTCATCATGAGCGGACACACATATAGTGCCAATCCGCAATCTGCCGCAACGGCCTTAGCAGTTTTGCGCTATGTAAGGAAGCATGGTCTGATTGAGAGATCAAAAGAAAATGGGACATATTTGAAAACAAAATTAAAGTCGCTGTTTAACCACTTCGCATGTATTGGAGACGTACGTGGTGCGGGAATGATGGTCGGCATTGAATTTGTACAGCACCGTTGGTCAAAAAAGCCGTTTGACAGCCAATTAGGGTTTACACAGAAGCTGGTTAAAGCCGCACAAGACAATGGATTATTAATCTACCCGGCTGGCACAGCACGGTCAAAAGGGGACGGTGATGCTGTAATCATTTCTCCTCCTTTAATTACTACTAAAGATGAAATAGATGAGATTGTTCACCGGTTAAAACAATCGATAGAGCAGGTTCTACTAGAAATGCCTAGCTGA
- a CDS encoding exodeoxyribonuclease III yields MKLISWNVNGLRACVKKGFLDFFHEQNADIFCLQETKLQEGQIELELDGYHQFWNYALKKGYSGTAVFTKQKPISVRYGVGELESEDEGRIITLEFDSFYLVNVYTINAKRDLSRLSERLEWEDALKEYLLDLDRYKPVVYCGDLNVAHAEVDLKNARSNLGNSGFTLEERGKMTTLLESGFIDSFRYLYPERTDAFTWWSYMRDVRARNIGWRIDYFIVSNQLKEKINEASIYAEVLGSDHCPIGLELNI; encoded by the coding sequence ATGAAGTTGATTTCATGGAACGTAAATGGCCTGCGAGCTTGTGTGAAAAAAGGATTTCTTGATTTTTTTCATGAGCAGAATGCAGATATCTTCTGCCTGCAAGAGACGAAGCTTCAGGAGGGACAGATTGAATTAGAGCTTGACGGCTATCATCAATTTTGGAATTATGCATTGAAGAAGGGGTATTCCGGCACGGCTGTATTCACGAAACAAAAGCCGATCTCCGTAAGGTACGGAGTAGGTGAGCTAGAATCAGAGGATGAGGGCCGCATTATCACTTTGGAGTTTGATTCGTTTTATTTAGTTAATGTGTATACGATTAATGCAAAACGTGATTTATCTCGTTTGTCAGAAAGGCTGGAATGGGAGGATGCATTAAAAGAGTATCTTCTAGATCTCGATCGGTATAAACCCGTTGTCTACTGCGGAGACTTAAATGTTGCCCATGCCGAGGTTGACTTGAAAAATGCCAGATCAAATCTCGGCAATTCTGGGTTTACTCTAGAAGAGAGGGGAAAAATGACGACTCTCTTAGAATCTGGTTTTATTGATAGTTTCCGTTATTTATATCCTGAGCGGACAGATGCGTTTACATGGTGGTCTTATATGAGAGATGTCCGTGCAAGAAATATTGGCTGGCGGATCGACTATTTCATTGTCTCTAATCAGCTAAAAGAAAAGATTAACGAAGCATCGATCTATGCTGAGGTTTTAGGAAGCGACCACTGTCCAATTGGCTTAGAACTTAATATATAA
- a CDS encoding 3-oxoacid CoA-transferase subunit B — MGMGVDIRNQMANRAAKEIQSGMIVNLGIGIPSLIPNHISKEVEVLFHAENGVLGMGPSPRKGEEDPTLCNAAGYPVTTVRGASYFDSAIAFGIIRSGYLDMTFLGGLEVSEDGDLANWIVPGKRVPGIGGAMELAQKAKKVVVLMNHLNKDGEPKIVKQCSFPLTARRCVSLIITDMAVIEVTSSGLLLKEVIAPHTIEEVIAATGAELTIADRVKVLDPRKEEHS, encoded by the coding sequence GTGGGTATGGGAGTAGATATCAGAAATCAAATGGCCAATCGTGCGGCTAAAGAAATACAATCAGGCATGATCGTTAACCTTGGCATCGGCATCCCTTCGCTCATACCAAATCATATTTCAAAGGAAGTAGAGGTTCTATTTCATGCCGAGAACGGGGTGCTTGGGATGGGGCCATCACCAAGAAAAGGAGAAGAAGACCCTACTTTATGTAATGCGGCAGGCTATCCGGTAACGACGGTTCGCGGAGCTTCTTATTTTGACAGCGCGATTGCTTTTGGAATTATTCGTTCAGGCTATCTCGATATGACCTTCCTTGGCGGTCTTGAAGTCAGCGAAGACGGAGACCTTGCCAATTGGATTGTTCCTGGAAAAAGAGTGCCAGGAATTGGCGGAGCGATGGAGCTTGCGCAAAAAGCAAAAAAAGTTGTTGTGTTGATGAATCATTTGAATAAGGACGGTGAGCCGAAAATTGTGAAGCAATGCTCCTTCCCGCTTACCGCAAGGCGATGTGTATCATTGATTATTACTGATATGGCAGTGATTGAAGTGACGTCTTCTGGTCTCCTATTAAAAGAGGTTATCGCTCCCCACACGATAGAAGAAGTGATAGCTGCAACAGGCGCAGAGCTTACGATCGCTGATAGGGTTAAAGTCCTTGACCCGAGGAAGGAGGAACATTCATGA